The proteins below are encoded in one region of Gadus macrocephalus chromosome 14, ASM3116895v1:
- the si:ch211-122f10.4 gene encoding cathepsin A-like, whose protein sequence is MLPRRVLVLLWFCGVCALAQYPPDEVKALPGMAFKPNYRQWSGYLMASPGTFLHYWFVTSQRDPVNDPLVLWLNGGPGCSSLDGFLSENGPFHVQDNGNSLYVNEFSWNKITNLLYLESPAGVGFSYSDTENYNTSDDEVADNNYLALQSFFGKFPNFAKNDFFIFGESYGGIYAPTLSQRVAGGAAKINFKGFAVGNGLSSYALNDRSLVYFGYYHGLFGEDLWRDLTSNCCDDSGCHFDNAEAGPCNTMVNLAFRIVYEGGLNEYALYLDCAGGVKSHQGYERSMRNLLRNSREAWRHLRVAPGQRVSLNVGGVPPCLNSTAQKSWLNRRDVRKALHIPDVRPPWDLCSDVVGDGYTRIYPTMKDFYLKLLSQGIRALVYNGDTDMACNFLGDQWFVEDLGIQETTKYQSWKYDNQIAGFYQQYGNLTFLTVKGAGHMVPQWAPGPALHMFESFITSGSY, encoded by the exons ATGTTACCTAGACGTGTCCTGGTGTTGCTGTGGTTCTGCGGTGTCTGCGCCCTGGCCCAGTACCCGCCAGATGAAGTCAAAGCTCTACCCGGCATGGCGTTCAAACCGAACTACAGGCAGTGGTCGGGTTATCTGATGGCCAGCCCAGGAACCTTCCTTCATTACTG GTTCGTGACCTCCCAGAGGGACCCCGTCAATGACCCCCTGGTCCTCTGGCTGAACGGGGGTCCGGGCTGTAGCTCACTGGACGGGTTCCTGTCTGAGAACGGCCCCTTCCAT GTACAAGACAATGGAAACAGTCTTTATGTGAACGAGTTCAGCTGGAACAAGATCACAAACCTTCTGTATCTGGAGTCCCCTGCAGGAGTGGGCTTCTCTTATTCTGATACCGAGAACTACAACACCAGTGACGACGAG GTTGCAGATAATAATTACCTAGCACTGCAGAGTTTCTTTGGGAAGTTTCCGAACTTCGCAAAGAACGACTTCTTCATCTTTGGGGAGAGCTACGGTGGTATCTACGCCCCCACTCTCAGCCAGCGAGTGGCAGGCGGCGCAGCGAAGATCAACTTCAAG GGCTTTGCTGTTGGAAACGGACTCAGCAGCTATGCTCTTAATGACCGGTCCCTCGTCTATTTTGGTTACTACCATGGCCTCTTTGGAGAAGA TTTGTGGCGTGACCTCACCTCAAACTGCTGTGACGATTCGGGCTGTCACTTCGACAACGCAGAGGCCGGGCCCTGCAACACCATG GTGAACCTGGCCTTCCGGATCGTGTATGAGGGCGGGCTCAACGAGTACGCGCTGTACCTGGACTGTGCGGGCGGAGTCAAATCCCACCAGGGCTACGAGAGGAGCATGCGCAACCTCCTGAGGAACAGCAGGGAGGCCTGGCGGCACCTCAGG GTAGCGCCGGGGCAGCGCGTGAGCCTGAACGTCGGCGGCGTGCCGCCCTGCCTCAACAGCACGGCTCAGAAGAGCTGGCTGAACCGCCGCGACGTCAGGAAGGCCCTGCACATCCCTGACGTCCGGCCCCCCTGGGACCTCTGCAG CGACGTGGTTGGAGATGGGTACACCAGGATCTACCCCACGATGAAGGACTTCTACCTCAAGCTGCTGTCCCAGGGCATCCGGGCGCTGGTCTACAACGGGGACACGGACATGGCCTGCAACTTTCTGGGGGACCAGTGGTTTGTGGAGGACCTCGGCATTCAG GAAACCACAAAGTACCAAAGTTGGAAATACGATAACCAGATAGCTGGCTTCTATCAGCAGTATGGTAACCTCACCTTTCTTACGGTCAAG GGTGCTGGTCACATGGTTCCTCAGTGGGCCCCAGGCCCAGCCCTCCACATGTTTGAGTCCTTCATAACATCTGGCTCCTACTAG
- the LOC132471976 gene encoding transcription factor E2F5-like: protein MDYEFMEAITSNMTVRSERSLGLLTIKFVTLLQEAKDGVVNLKEAADHLAVKQKRRIYDITNVLEGIGLIEKTSKNSVQWTGLGLSGTHHDDSRLMVLKSELEELELREAVLDQQQVWVQQSIQNTTEDSENFSLAYVNHEDICDCFNGNTLLVVRAPHGTLLDVPIPKAVEDCEERYQIHLKSVNGPIDVLLINKDPAAPAPVTLPVPPPRDLFSVSRRAPASSEARLKPRPGRPTSQGPRPPGDGPPAEAASSRVEYQASGADLIADLMTSEVFAPLLKLSPPPSDRDYSYNLDESEGISDLFDVRVLKT, encoded by the exons ATGGACTACGAGTTCATGGAGGCGATCACTTCCAACATGACCGTGAGGAGCGAGAGGAGCTTGGGGCTGCTCACCATAAAGTTTGTGACCCTACTGCAGGAGGCGAAGGACGGGGTTGTGAACCTCAAAGAG GCTGCGGACCACTTGGCTGTCAAACAGAAGAGACGCATCTATGACATAACCAACGTTCTGGAGGGAATCGGTCTGATTGAGAAGACCTCGAAGAACAGTGTGCAATGGAC gGGCCTCGGTCTGTCGGGGACTCACCATGACGACAGCAGGCTGATGGTGCTGAAgtcggagctggaggagctggagctcaGGGAGGCGGTGTTGGACCAGCAGCAGGTCTGGGTGCAGCAGAGCATCCAGAACACCACAGAGGACTCGGAAAACTTCT CGCTGGCCTATGTGAACCATGAAGACATCTGCGACTGTTTCAATG GGAACACCCTCCTGGTGGTCCGGGCCCCCCACGGCACCCTGCTGGACGTCCCCATCCCCAAGGCG GTGGAGGACTGCGAGGAGCGCTACCAGATCCATCTGAAGAGTGTCAACGGGCCCATCGACGTGCTGCTCATCAACAAGGACCCCGCCGCCCCGGCCCCCGTCACGCTGCCCGTCCCCCCGCCCCGGGACCTCTTCTCCGTCAGCAGGCGGGCCCCTGCCTCCTCTGAGGCCCGACTCAAGCCCAGGCCGGGACGCCCCACCTCGCAGGGCCCGAGGCCGCCGGGGGACGGCCCCCCTGCGGAGGCTGCGTCCAGTCGAGTGGAGTACCA AGCCTCAGGTGCAGATCTGATCGCGGACCTCATGACCTCTGAAG TGTTCGCCCCCCTGCTGAagctgtctcctcctcccagcgACCGCGACTACAGCTACAACCTGGACGAGAGCGAAGGCATCTCCGATCTCTTCGATGTCCGCGTCCTCAAAACCTGA
- the slc38a7 gene encoding sodium-coupled neutral amino acid transporter 7: MSQSVDAEEGPRLGEGPRDGSGERAWLLQSPCVESGRTPEAERAKAAGGVSSMAAVFIVVNAALGAGLLNFPAAFNMAGGVVAGLMLQMCMLIFIISGLVVLGYCSQVSNEATYQEVVRVSCGKVSGVVCELSIAVYTFGTCIAFFIVIGDQLECLMAAVAHEGAPSHWYLQRRFTICVTAILVILPLSIPKEIGFQKYASAFSVVGTWYVTIVVIVKYFLMTEETVPTNVPTSAASWTAVFNAMPTICFGFQCHVSSVPVFNSMSRKQMRPWGLVVTVGMIICLFVYTGTGVCGFLSFGSEVKQDVLMSYPSDDIAIAIARAFIVVCVVTSYPILHFCGRAVVEGLWLRCRGEQVELCVVRERRRRILQTVVWFSSTLALALFIPDIGKVISLIGGLAACFIFVFPGLCLIQAKLSESDDRSASWYVLVVYGVVMVTIGVFVFGLTTSNSVYQDIVS, encoded by the exons ATGTCTCAGAGTGTGGACGCAGAGGAAGGGCCCCGGTTGGGGGAGGGGCCCCGAGACGGCTCGGGGGAGCGGGCCTGGCTGCTGCAGAGCCCATGCGTGGAGTCGGGACGCACGCCAGAGGCGGAGCGTGCCAAGGCCGCGGGGGGGGTGTCGTCCATGGCCGCCGTCTTCATCGTGGTCAACGCggcgctgggggcggggcttctcaACTTCCCCGCCGCCTTCAACATGGCGGGCGGAGTGGTGGCCGGACTGATGCTAcaaatg TGTATGCTGATCTTCATCATCAGCGGACTGGTGGTGCTGGGGTACTGCTCACAG gtcaGCAACGAGGCCACCTACCAGGAGGTGGTCCGGGTGTCCTGCGGGAAGGTCTCGGGCGTGGTCTGCGAGCTGTCCATCGCAGTCTACACCTTCGGCACCTGCATCGCCTTCTTCATCGTCATCGGAGACCAGCTGGAATGCt TGATGGCGGCAGTGGCTCACGAGGGCGCCCCCTCGCACTGGTACCTGCAGCGCCGCTTCACCATCTGTGTGACGGCCATCCTGGTCATCCTCCCGCTCTCCATCCCCAAGGAGATCGGCTTCCAGAAATACGCCAG TGCGTTCAGCGTGGTCGGCACCTGGTACGTCACCATCGTGGTCATCGTCAAGTACTTTCTGATGACCGAGGAGACCGTGCCCACCAACGTCCCTACCAg cgccgcctCGTGGACCGCCGTATTCAACGCCATGCCCACCATCTGCTTTGgcttccag tgccATGTGAGCAGTGTCCCGGTGTTCAACAGCATGAGCAGGAAGCAGATGAGGCCGTGGGGCCTGGTGGTGACGGTTGGCATGATCATCTGCCTCTTTGTGTACACGGGAACCG gtgtttGTGGATTCCTCTCGTTTGGCTCTGAGGTCAAGCAGGATGTGTTGATGTCCTACCCCTCTGATGACATCGCTATAGCAATTGCACGAGCCTTCATCGTTGTCTGTGTCGTCACCTCGTATCCCATCCTGCACTTCTGTGGCAG ggcggtggtggaggggctGTGGCTGCGCTGCCGGGGGGAGCAGGTGGAGCTGTGTGTGGTTCGGGAGCGGAGGCGTCGGATCCTCCAGACCGTGGTGTGGTTCTCCTCCACGCTCGCCCTCGCCCTCTTCATCCCCGACATCGGCAAGGTCATCTCGCTGATCGGAGGGCTGGCCGCCTGCTTCATCTTCGTCTTCCCAG GTCTGTGTCTAATCCAAGCCAAGCTTTCTGAGAGTGACGACCGGTCTGCCAG CTGGTACGTGCTGGTGGTCTACGGGGTGGTGATGGTCACCATCGGGGTGTTTGTCTTCGGACTGACGACGTCCAACTCTGTTTACCAAGACATCGTCAGCTAA